One Triticum dicoccoides isolate Atlit2015 ecotype Zavitan chromosome 4B, WEW_v2.0, whole genome shotgun sequence genomic window carries:
- the LOC119293351 gene encoding probable CCR4-associated factor 1 homolog 11, producing the protein MSPVWPSSAVPVRSVWASNFKHESANLRHVASRAQYVAVNVHYPGVVHHPSQDHNALTVEERYALVKANVDDLKPLQVGIALYDSDGGYLDAWEFNLRDFRPQADPHDENSLAYLAGRGLDVGALRDHGVSADMLDKKLFESGLVGARRGRSRSWITYAGAYHVAYLLKIVTGGAPLPRDVAGFNGAVRRYLGDQVYDVATMAAGCPAMPLGLEHIADYLGFHPPLGSPRLAAAAGVRALQVFMRLKYGELGGDVRRYRGLLKGLH; encoded by the coding sequence ATGTCGCCGGTTTGGCCGTCGTCCGCGGTCCCGGTGCGCTCCGTGTGGGCGTCCAATTTCAAGCATGAATCGGCCAACCTCCGCCACGTCGCCAGCAGAGCCCAGTACGTCGCCGTCAACGTGCACTACCCGGGCGTCGTCCACCACCCCAGCCAGGACCACAACGCCCTCACCGTGGAGGAGCGCTACGCCCTCGTGAAGGCCAACGTTGACGACCTTAAGCCGCTGCAGGTCGGCATCGCGCTCTACGACAGCGACGGCGGGTACCTCGACGCCTGGGAGTTCAACCTCCGCGACTTCCGCCCCCAGGCCGACCCGCACGACGAGAACTCCCTCGCGTACCTCGCCGGCCGCGGCCTCGACGTCGGCGCGCTCCGCGACCACGGCGTCAGCGCCGACATGCTAGACAAGAAGCTGTTTGAATCCGGCCTGGTCGGCGCTCGGCGTGGGCGGTCGCGGAGTTGGATCACGTACGCTGGGGCCTACCATGTCGCATACCTGCTCAAAATTGTCACCGGCGGCGCCCCGCTGCCGCGAGACGTGGCCGGGTTCAACGGCGCCGTGCGGCGTTACCTCGGCGACCAGGTCTATGATGTGGCCACGATGGCGGCCGGCTGCCCGGCCATGCCACTGGGGTTGGAGCACATCGCCGATTACCTCGGCTTCCATCCGCCGCTGGGGAGCCCTCGCCTCGCAGCTGCCGCCGGCGTGCGCGCGCTGCAGGTCTTCATGCGACTGAAGTACGGAGAGCTCGGCGGCGACGTGCGGAGATACCGGGGTCTTCTTAAAGGCCTGCACTAG